CAGTGACTCACCTGCACAATTTACAACTTTCCCTGAAGCAAATAGTACCAGCGAGCGCTATGTTATCTCCCTCTCTGAGGAACGCATTTCACTCCCCGAGCCGGATGTTTCATGCAAAAACGGAGTCTGTGAGGTCACTGAAAAAGGCCGTAAAAATGGTGTAACGTTGGCGCAAAACAGCCCCGGCTTTGCGCAATCGGGGGAGCCGGGCCTCGCTCAATTTGATGCCTTATATCAGCTGAGAAATGACCCAGACACGCAGAAGTCATCCTGGTTTGAGTGGTTTTTTGACAAGTAATTAAGTGACTTTTGACGGGCGTTTTTTGGCGAGTAAGCCCAAAGGTGGGCTAAAAATCCATAAGTGAAACTGATATCACTGAGTGTCTGCGTGTTTCGCCTGCGTATTTCGGAGGTGCCAAGTGCTAAAATTTAACCCGTTGCGCTATAGCCTCTTGTTATAAGTCATTGTATGGCAGACTTTTCATTGTCGCTTCAATCAGCTTTTGAGATTGCGAATCACTAAGTTTCACTACTTTCTCATTTACCTCAACAACAGGTTGATCACCTAAAAGCTCGTCAAGCTGATGTGACATTTTTCGTGTTGCAGAAGCTATGTTTTCTTTAATGTCAGATGTATCCACCCCATCTTTCTCAAGTAGAGCTGATATCTTTAATAGTTCGTTCACTGTTTGGACAGAGCTAGGCAGCTGCTTCAATTTACCAGATGCTGTAAAGTTATCCTGATAATACCCTGCTGCAGACGTCATAATAATAGCCAATGCAGTTGAAGTTAAACTATGACCTGCAATCTTTACCCAAAGACTTCCATTTTCAATGTGCTCAATGATAATTGGATAGTCGGAAGTTGATTCACCGTACAGGTGTAGTAATTCCGTGTACATTTCATCTATCGCTTTTAGCTTAGCAGCAAAAGCTTTCAATGTTGTCACGTTTGGTAAGTAGAGTTCCAGAGGTACATTTTCCATTGGCTCCTGATTATTTGTTACCAAAGAATTATCAATTGCGAGGTAGCCCACTGTTATCATAAGCCTCTTTAGCTCGAGAGCACTCAATGCAACTGGAATAAATGAGTTTTCATTATAGTTACGGTTATGTGAGTCGTAATTCTCCATGAACTCATCAATTGAACTAAGTAACTCACAGATAAAATTTGCTTCCTGTCGACTATCTGCTGTCGGATACTCTCTCAGCAGGCTTTCCAATTGATGAACTTCAACAATTAGGCGCCTGTAGTTTAGAGATTTTTCCATTGCAATTGCTTGACGCACCTCTGAAGCTATACTTCGGCGCGTTGATTGCCCCACCGTTGTCTCAACCAACAAATCAGTTGCATCGCCCTTAATCGTTTGAGCAATAGGAGAAAGTATGGAAAGTGCCTTTTCTAACTCGACAATCTGCCCAGTGTTTAGATGTGTGGCTAGTTTTTTGAAGAATAGGTATGTTTCTCTTTTCACGGCTATAAATTTCCAATTTTTAAGCGATTCTCATAATATCTTGTAGGCTGTGATTAGCTTTGACTCGTCACGTGTACGCTGTATCCGGCTGGTGTGGTTTGTGCTGTGGGGGTTTGCTTTTTATGAGTGACTTTTGTTTTGAATTGTTTGTGATTTAATCCGTTACAACTTGACTCATTCCCTGCCTGAACAACGTTATTTATGCGTATCATTAGACCCAATTTTTTCCTATTTAGCAAGGTGTCGTGATTTCGGCACAGCATGATTTGCTCACCCAGCATAATTCTTTGGCTGAGTGGTCGCACCGCAATATTCATTTGCCAGACAACCATAGTGCCGTGTTCTCATAAACCACCTTATGACTACACTTCCCGGATAACGAAGTGGTTTGTATGATTTTCCTATACAACATGCTGTCGTGTGGCCCTTAGGTAGATCCCGGCTCGCAAGCGTCCGGGGTGACAATAGAGACTATCAGCCTTACATTTTTAACCTCTCCAATCTTGTGAGTAAATAATGACTCAGCTAATGGCTAATCTGGCTATCCCCATCAGGAAACTTCAAACAAAACACGCTACCCGCTTCTGAGCTGGAAACACTCAGTTCAATATCCAGTTTTTCACACAAGCGCTTAACCATAGACAGGCCCATGCCCATTCCTTTGCTGTCGGGGCCTTTTGCCCCCGGCTCAAACAGGGTCTTTAGTTGCTGTGGCGCGATCCCCTGCCCCGTATCTGCAACCGTAATGGTTTGTGTGCTGGCGCTAATGGTCACCACCCCACTGTGGATATGGGTAAATGCGTTCCCTACCAGGTTATTTAGCAGTAATTGCAGCGCACTCGATGCAATGGGCAGCGTGACGGAGGTTGCGACTTCCACCTCCACGTCAATGTCTTTATCGGCGATTTTCTCAGCCTGATTTAAGATCACCTGCTCCACCACCGGCAGCACGCGGGTCTGTGCGGTGGTTAAGGTTTCTTCTCTGGCCAGCGCCAGCAGCACCTCAAGGCTTTGCGTGATTTGATGCTGGGCGTCAGCTATCCGGCCCACCAGCTCAGCTTGTTTGTCATCCAGCTGTGTTTGTTTAAGTAAGGTGAGCGAGCTTTGTGTTATCGCAACGGGCGTTCTTAATTCATGAGAAACGTCTCGGGTAAATGCCTGCTCTCGGCTGATAAAACGTCGTATTCTTGCCAGTGCCTGCTCCAGCGTTTTAGCAAATGCACCAATTTCATCATTGACAAATTGCTGCGAAAAATTCTGTGGCAACCGCTCAACCGGCGCATCTTCTACTATTTTAACTAAAGTATCCAAAGGTTTAACCAGACGTTTTGCCATCATTAAAGAGACAAAAGCCAGCACCAGCGCCACAACCAGCACGCCACCAAACAAAACCAGGATAAATGTCAACATACCGCCTTTGATCTTACGCACCACCAGCTGCTCGCTCACCTCGGCCACTAAGTAACCGCTTGGTAGTTTTTTAAGGTGGTAATGGGCCTCGCCTTCGCCGCTAAATTCAATACGGTTTGGCTCTTGCGCAAGCTTGTCCTGTACGGCTTTGGGTAAGTCCGTTGGCTTGGGATAATACTGAATGAACGCCAGCCTGGGTTTGGCTTGCTCGCCTGCGGCAAGTTGCGTGGCAATAGTTTGGGCTTCATCGTTCAGCAAAGCGATAAAAAAGCGGTCTTCAATGCTATAAGCAAACAAAAAGCTCGCTGCACCAAACAAGGCGCTAATGAACAGCGCAATTCCCACAAAAAAGGCCAGGATCCGATTGCGTAACTGAGTGGCTTTCACAGGTCACTTATCCTTCTATATCAAGCGCAAAGCCAATGCCGTGAATGGTTTTGATGATCGGGCTGACAAACGGCTTATCAATGGCCTTACGGAGTTGATAGATGTGAGAGCGCAGCGCATCGGAATCGGTCGGTTCATCACCCCAGATCCGGTCGCTCAATTCACTGCGACTGAGCGCCCTTGGGTGGTGCTCCATCAGTAAGCGCAGAATTTTAAACGGGATTGGCTGCAGCGTAACGGGGGTTTCGGCACGTTCAACTTGCTGAGTCTGACCATTGAGCGACAATGCTTGCTCACCCTCCCCCAGGCGCAGTGTGTGCTCACTGTTAAGCAAGTGTCTTCTGGCCAGAGCATTACAACGCACCCACAGCTCTTCAAGCGCAAATGGCTTAGTCAGGTAATCGTCTGCACCAAGAGAAAAGCCGCTGAGCTTGTCGTCCAGTGTATCGCGGGCAGTCAGCATAATGATGGGAATATGGCGATTGGCCTCTGTACGTAATTGCCGACAGACAGCCAATCCATCCATTTTGGGTAGCATCACATCTAGGACCACACAATCGTAAAATTGTTCCAGCGCCAGTTTCGCTCCCAGCTCTCCGGTGTGTGCAAAGTCCACCACAGCACCCTGTGACTCAAAATATTCGCCGATGTTGCGGCTCAGATCCTGATTATCTTCAATGAGCAGTACTTTTATTTGTGCCATCCCGGCCACCATACTAATAAACAAGTGACTATAGACTAGTGCAAGGTTCGTGAAAACAATGTGAAATACACTTCAGTGCGTGTGCAACCAGCGGCGAACATAATCTAACGATAGATACGCGTGTTTTAATTGCAGCCAGGAGTCACGTGATTGCTGCCAGTGCCATTGCTCATCGGCTATTTTCCTGAGGGAACAGCTATCCTGTGCGCGACTATAAAACAGCAGGTCTTCGGCGGCAGTTAGCTTTGGCAGTGTGTCGGCCTGCATCGTCATGGTATGTTCGATTTGGGTACGCAGATTAAGAATTAGGGCAATGATTTTGCTTGTTGGTGGCTGGCTGTCCAGTAACGTCAGCAGCGATTGTTCCTTGCTTAAGGCCGGCACCGCATTGAGCTCAGTAAACACGCTACTGAGTGTCTCGGTCAGCACCTGTCTTTGGCCCTGTGGCAGCGTACAAAACCAGCTGGTCAGTTGTTGAAGTGGCGGCGCCATCATATCTCCTGGTAGTCCTTTGATCTAAAAAGTAGTTTATCACACCCTGTTTTTTCCGTAAAAAGCGCGATTGTTATGTGGGTAAAAAACCTCGCCTTGTTCATCCCTCTTGCTTTACAACCAACCAAGCGAATATTGGCTTTTGTAAACAAAAGAAGCAGTTATAGACTCAAAAAATATGCGGATTGTGACGTAGGCAGGCAAATTATAAAAATTGGCCCACCAGCACGGGTAAAAAACTAGATTTGGTGCAGTGAAACACTAAACCAATACAAAATACGAAGAGAATATATCAATTTGCTTAATTAAGTGTTCTATTTTGAGGCAAGAAAATAGAGTCGACAACTAGGCAAAAATTTGTGAACTCATACCTTAGGTCAAGTAGTTGCTCTAAATGAGAAATTTTTAACGCCGTTAGCGTCATATTTGCTCCTTCAAATTGAACAAGTATTAAGTGAAATTGATATTAAGCACGACTGGCTGAGCGACGCCTGCCCAGCGGGCTTTTGGTTAAAAAGCCTGTTTTTTTGATTGATCACTGTCCTTTGCATGGTACAGCCTGATGAAACCACTTAGCTATCCAACGGAACGGGTTTGGTCTGGGATCCAGTTCAACCAGCAGGTTAAAACTGTAGCCCTTGCGGTAATGCGTTCTGATCACGTCAACCCCAAGTTTGTGTTTGGAAACACAGCGCCTTAACTCGGACACAGCCCGGTTTATAGCATTGTTGTCGACATACTCTTGTTGCCAGATCTCCCGGCACAATTCATCCCGGCCAATCACCCTATCTCTATGACAGATAAAATATTCTAATAAGTCATAGATAAGAGGTTCAAGGCGCACGCTTTCACCACAATATGTTAACAACCTTTTCCTTTTGTGAAGCTCATAGGGCCCAAATACTGCACGGCTAAAGTCAGTATCATATTTATCATTTAACTTCATAATGATAGACACACTTCCTTTGACGTTTTGAGTTATCAAGCACAGTTAGTGTAGCGTCTGACTGGGGTTTTTGAAATCCGATTTGCGATAAAAGCACATGACTTTTGTTAATAGAAAAATTATTGAGTTGCTCACGCTTGAGTGCAAGGAATTATTCACATTGAACAAGTCGAACACAAATATAAAACAAAAATGATACATCTGAGGGTATCAGATTGCTCTGGGCAAATTATTCCCCACCGTTTATACCGTTATTGGTTACAATGAACATAAAACAACCACTCATTCAGCTATTAGTAAATTTCATAGTTATTGCGGTTGGGGCAAACCTCACCCCAGTTACCGCAATTTACCTCATTGAATAACGCGTTACAGCGTGGCAAGCATGGCCTTAATTTGGGCATTGTCTGGGTAGGTCTTTTGGGCGCGTAATAGACCGGATTTTGCCTCAGCCTGATTATTTTGCCGCACATGGGCCTTAGCAATCGTCAGCTCAATCATAGGATGGTTAAACTGCGACTGTACAAAGGTCATCAGCTCTATGGCGTGGTGCAGCTGCAATTGAGTGGTCGCAAATTTAGCCTGATATACCCCCAGCATGGCCAGCATCTGGACATCATAGGTGTCTGGCGACTTGTTGAATTGTGCCACGGCGGCTGCTTTGTCTCTGAATAGCAGCTCGGCCAGTTTTACGCTTTGGTCATCCTTATAAATGGGTTCGCTCACCTCTTCTATGCCCATGGCACGCACCATGGCAACCGCTGTATCTGCGGTTGAAAAGGGGTTTTGTCCTGTGATCAGGCGACCGTCAATGGTAACCTGGTTGAGCATTAAGCCATCTTGCTCAAATAAAGCGCCACGCTCCTTGAGCTTATCCTCCAGTAAAAATTCAAACTGTGGACGCCATTTTTTACCAAACGCCGTTTCTTCAAGATTGGTAAAACCATTCACTCTTCGGCCATCGACCAGGTAGTCGCCGTTGCTCAGTTTCACGTCAACCAGAGCCGCCGGGCCATGGCACACGGCGCCAACCACGCCCTGTTGCTCATAAATTTCCCGGATCAGACGCTGCAACTCGTTATCCTGATGCAAGTCGAACATCGGGCCTTTCCCTCCCACAATGAATACCCCGTCGAATGATTGTCCATTAAGACTGGCAAG
The DNA window shown above is from Pseudoalteromonas viridis and carries:
- a CDS encoding winged helix-turn-helix domain-containing protein, producing the protein MLTYCGESVRLEPLIYDLLEYFICHRDRVIGRDELCREIWQQEYVDNNAINRAVSELRRCVSKHKLGVDVIRTHYRKGYSFNLLVELDPRPNPFRWIAKWFHQAVPCKGQ
- a CDS encoding response regulator transcription factor; this translates as MAQIKVLLIEDNQDLSRNIGEYFESQGAVVDFAHTGELGAKLALEQFYDCVVLDVMLPKMDGLAVCRQLRTEANRHIPIIMLTARDTLDDKLSGFSLGADDYLTKPFALEELWVRCNALARRHLLNSEHTLRLGEGEQALSLNGQTQQVERAETPVTLQPIPFKILRLLMEHHPRALSRSELSDRIWGDEPTDSDALRSHIYQLRKAIDKPFVSPIIKTIHGIGFALDIEG
- a CDS encoding type 1 glutamine amidotransferase domain-containing protein; amino-acid sequence: MMKRPLIVASLWSLVSAGSINSAIAADEPHVLMVLSSYGKQVDGKTTQPGFEFDELSKAYQVFSNNGIQITLASPAGGQPLADEYNKDKSYNQAFLNDPQALSALSDTVKLASLNGQSFDGVFIVGGKGPMFDLHQDNELQRLIREIYEQQGVVGAVCHGPAALVDVKLSNGDYLVDGRRVNGFTNLEETAFGKKWRPQFEFLLEDKLKERGALFEQDGLMLNQVTIDGRLITGQNPFSTADTAVAMVRAMGIEEVSEPIYKDDQSVKLAELLFRDKAAAVAQFNKSPDTYDVQMLAMLGVYQAKFATTQLQLHHAIELMTFVQSQFNHPMIELTIAKAHVRQNNQAEAKSGLLRAQKTYPDNAQIKAMLATL
- a CDS encoding sensor histidine kinase; this encodes MKATQLRNRILAFFVGIALFISALFGAASFLFAYSIEDRFFIALLNDEAQTIATQLAAGEQAKPRLAFIQYYPKPTDLPKAVQDKLAQEPNRIEFSGEGEAHYHLKKLPSGYLVAEVSEQLVVRKIKGGMLTFILVLFGGVLVVALVLAFVSLMMAKRLVKPLDTLVKIVEDAPVERLPQNFSQQFVNDEIGAFAKTLEQALARIRRFISREQAFTRDVSHELRTPVAITQSSLTLLKQTQLDDKQAELVGRIADAQHQITQSLEVLLALAREETLTTAQTRVLPVVEQVILNQAEKIADKDIDVEVEVATSVTLPIASSALQLLLNNLVGNAFTHIHSGVVTISASTQTITVADTGQGIAPQQLKTLFEPGAKGPDSKGMGMGLSMVKRLCEKLDIELSVSSSEAGSVFCLKFPDGDSQISH